CTCCGCGGACGCTGATGAGCGGTTCGGAGAGGCTGCCGGACGGCCCGCGGGAGGAGCTGGGCGCCCCCGGGCTCACGAGGTCGCCGCCGTCCTCGTCCGACCGGTGTGGCGCACCCTGCCCCGCACGGCCCTGGCCGCGGGCGCGGTTCTCGGGCTGCTGCTGGCCTGCACACCGCGGATGCTCTCCGGCGAGGTCGACCCCTGGCTCTGCCTCAACCTGTTGCGGGCCGCCGCGCTCGCCTACGCCCTGGGACTGGCCTTCCTGCTGGACGACCCGGCCCGGCACACCACGGCCGCGGTGCCGACGCGGCGGCCGGTACGGATCGGGGTGCGACTGGGACTCGTCGCTCCGCTGACGGCGGCATGGTGGACGGCGGCCCTGTTCCTCGTACCCGAGGCGGGCCGGCCGCCCGTGGGGGCCGTCACCCTGGAGGCGGCGGCCCTCACCGTCCTCGCGCTGGCCGCCGCCACCGTGGCCGTACGGCTCTCGGAGGCGACCGAACCGGGCCTCGCGGTGTCCGCGGGACTCGTGGGCACCGTCTTCACGGCGGCCCTGCTGCTCCCCGAGCGCTGGGAGCTCTTCGTCGCGACGAATGACCCCCACTGGGACGACGCGCACCGGAGATGGGCGGGCGTCCTGGTCGTGTCGGTGCTGGTAGGGGCGGGCAGCCTCGCCGAGCCCCTGCGGCGGCGGAGAGCGACCGTCCCCGGCCGCCGCTGACGTCAACCGCCGGGGCCCGGAGCCGGAGCCGAGGCCGGGACGGGGGTCGGGGCCGCTCGCGGGCGGATCGTTTCCCCCCGTCGCGGACCTGGACCGCTGTTTCCTACCGGATCCGGACCGCTGTTTCCTACCGGACCAGGGCCTGTATCCCGTCCCGGACCGGCGCTTGTATCCCGTCCCGGACCGGCGCTTGTATCCCGGGCCAGGGCCGGTGTCGCCTCCCGGACCGCGGGGCTCCGTCCCGGACCGGGGTCAGGACTCCGTTCGGTACATCAGGTCGGTCTCGTGGGTGACGAAGCCGAGGCGTTCGTAGACGGCGACGGCCGGCTTGTTGTCGGCGTCCACGTAGAGCATCGCGGTGGGGAGGCCCTGGGCGGCGAGATGGCGGAGCCCGATCGTGGTCAGGGCCTTGCCGAGGCCGCCACCCTGGACGCCCGGGCGCACACCGAGGACGTACACCTCACCGAGGCCCTCCTCGGCGTGCACCTTCGTCCAGTGGAAGCCGACGAGTTCGTCGCCGCGGAAGGCGAGGAAGAAGCCGGCCGGGTCGAACCACGCCTCGCCGATCCGGTCGTCCAGGTCGCGCTGCGTGAGGGAGCCCTGCTCGGGGTGGTGCGCGAAGGCGGCGGCGTTCACGGCGAGCCAGGCGGTGTCGTCCTGTCCCGGTACGAAGGCACGGACGCTCACGCCCTCCGGCAGTTTCGGGTCGGCCAGATCGAGGCCCTCCAACGGGCGCCGCATCTGGCGCAGTTCACGGAAGAGGGTGAGGCCGAGGACCTGGGCGAGATGCCGGGCGGCGGAGTGGCCGCCGTGCGCCCACACCCGCAGGCGCTTGCCGGACTCGTTGAGCATGGCCGTGCCGAGCGCGCGTCCGTGCCCGCGTCCCCGGTGCGCCGGGTGGACGACCAGTTCGGCGGCCGGGGCCTCGACCGGGTCGGTGTCCTCCAGCTGGCCGTAGCCGACCAGTTCGTCGCCGAGGGTCAGCAGCAGGTGCCGGACGCCCTCGCGGGCCCCGCCCTTCAGCTGTAGCCGCCCCTGCTCGGACACCGCCTGCTGCCCGTCCTCCAGGGCGGCCTCCGAGAGCAGCCGGAGCACGTCCTCGGCCTGGTCCGGGGAGAGCTCGGAGTAGGTCGCGATCGAGCGCGAGCTGGCGAGGGGTGACGTGTCGTCGCTGGTCATGGATACGAGGGTACGGCGCGGTGATTGGGGGACAAGCGGTTGGACGGAGTCGATGTGGATCGTGGCGGGGCGAGGTCCCGTGCGGGTGCGGGGCGGCCCTGCGGACGGCGCGGGGTGAGTGCGGTGCCGCGCGATGGGCTCCCGGGAGCGGGGCGTCAGCCTCCGGTGAGCCGATGGCAACCAGTCCGTGACCCGAACCCCCTGTTGTGCTACGCGCGTTGATTCTAAAGTGCGTGCAAAAGCCACGGCTGTCACAGAGACCGCACAGCCCGCCCGGCCCGCGCACGCACCACCCTCTCGACCGAACCACCAGCCCGGCT
The window above is part of the Streptomyces sp. NBC_01428 genome. Proteins encoded here:
- a CDS encoding ABC transporter is translated as MREVDVAGRPTGGSGGSADADERFGEAAGRPAGGAGRPRAHEVAAVLVRPVWRTLPRTALAAGAVLGLLLACTPRMLSGEVDPWLCLNLLRAAALAYALGLAFLLDDPARHTTAAVPTRRPVRIGVRLGLVAPLTAAWWTAALFLVPEAGRPPVGAVTLEAAALTVLALAAATVAVRLSEATEPGLAVSAGLVGTVFTAALLLPERWELFVATNDPHWDDAHRRWAGVLVVSVLVGAGSLAEPLRRRRATVPGRR
- the mshD gene encoding mycothiol synthase, producing MTSDDTSPLASSRSIATYSELSPDQAEDVLRLLSEAALEDGQQAVSEQGRLQLKGGAREGVRHLLLTLGDELVGYGQLEDTDPVEAPAAELVVHPAHRGRGHGRALGTAMLNESGKRLRVWAHGGHSAARHLAQVLGLTLFRELRQMRRPLEGLDLADPKLPEGVSVRAFVPGQDDTAWLAVNAAAFAHHPEQGSLTQRDLDDRIGEAWFDPAGFFLAFRGDELVGFHWTKVHAEEGLGEVYVLGVRPGVQGGGLGKALTTIGLRHLAAQGLPTAMLYVDADNKPAVAVYERLGFVTHETDLMYRTES